The Paenibacillus spongiae nucleotide sequence ACGACCAGCCCCCCGACCATGTAACCGACTCGTTGCCATCTATTGTAGGCATCGGTGCCACGCCCCACTCGAAATCCAAATCTTCCGTTTCATTAAGCAGCCAATTGCCTTCGTAGACAAATCCGACCTTGCCGGACAAGAAGGAATTTCTTCCGGTTTGTCTCATCGTCTCCGAAAATTTCGTCAGCTTTTTCACGTCATACTTCTCGGCATAGCCCTGCACCCACTCCAGCGCCTTGACGATTTGCGGATCGTTCGGCGTCAGCTCTCCGCTGCGCTCCCACTCGCCGCCAAAGTTCCAGCCATGCGTGTACAAGAAGCCTTGACCCGTCCAAGGGATGTAGCCGACTTGTTCATACGCGCCGTCGCTGTTCGTTTTGAACATCTGCTCCGCCATGGCATCCAGCTCGGCAATGGTTGTCGGGGGCCTGTCGGGATCGAATCCCGCCTGCTTCATCAACGTTTTGTTATAAAACATGGCGCGGCTATCCGTATTCCACGGGAGGGCATACGTTTTGCCGTTGTATTGCGATTCCGCCCACACGCCCTTGTAATAGATGCTAGCCATGTCTTCACGAATCGCATAAGCCGAGATGTCTTCAATGGAGCCCATCGCGGCCCATTCGCCCACAATAAACCGGTCGATCATCGCTACATCCGGCGCTTTGCCTCCTGCAATCGCCGTCAATAGCTTGTCCGAGCCTTGCGAATTGTCCGAATTCTCGATGAAGGTCATCTGAACCTTAATATCCGGGTTGGCCTCCTCGAACGGCTTCACGACCGTATCGTAGAATTCGTCCTGAAACCCTCCAACCCACGAATACCAGAAGCTTATCGTGACAGGGCCGCTGTTTTTCTTCACATTACTCGCTGCATTTTTACCCGCTGACCCGGAGTTAACGTTAAATATGGCTCCCTTGCTGACACAAGCGTTCACTACCATGATTACGGCGATAAGGAGAACAAGTTTGAAAAGAACAGGCATCGTTCGACGACTCAAAAACACTTTCATCGTTACCTCCCCCCCTTTAACATTCTCTTGTAATCATCTAGGCATGTTGACACATGAAGTACGTTCAACTGACTTGCTGGGCAGGACTTCTCTTCGTGAGCGGGATCG carries:
- a CDS encoding ABC transporter substrate-binding protein translates to MKVFLSRRTMPVLFKLVLLIAVIMVVNACVSKGAIFNVNSGSAGKNAASNVKKNSGPVTISFWYSWVGGFQDEFYDTVVKPFEEANPDIKVQMTFIENSDNSQGSDKLLTAIAGGKAPDVAMIDRFIVGEWAAMGSIEDISAYAIREDMASIYYKGVWAESQYNGKTYALPWNTDSRAMFYNKTLMKQAGFDPDRPPTTIAELDAMAEQMFKTNSDGAYEQVGYIPWTGQGFLYTHGWNFGGEWERSGELTPNDPQIVKALEWVQGYAEKYDVKKLTKFSETMRQTGRNSFLSGKVGFVYEGNWLLNETEDLDFEWGVAPMPTIDGNESVTWSGGWSFVMPKGAKNKEQAWRFMKYIAGKEGSLLWAGRKAGKNDLMCIPEVNEKLGFYKKEHLKVFTGMLEHAYIRPVTPVGGYMWDEMLRVQTLAVNLQGEPRELLEEMKKNIDAELAELMGVRKQQDSGSPRPLYAYK